In a single window of the Papaver somniferum cultivar HN1 chromosome 8, ASM357369v1, whole genome shotgun sequence genome:
- the LOC113305997 gene encoding uncharacterized protein DDB_G0283697-like — protein sequence MDETPSKTRLQKKKQKKSEADDEPEAGNPQKKNKSKNKNVSDEKGESDSDRPLVKMKKKAKKDDVKRKEVSVLTSLLTANDDNLEEGKAETDGEQQQKETRTNVKPGAAKKKKKVSDPEETTPSRNSQILKDKESPSSPKPEAEKKTKTKKKAAPMEILGDDDTENEDDNTDDEKEVYDDKDVDDEKEVDVRKVVDQKKKRKRHEPKQSEDLKKMKKKKQSETSESEREEEESNKQCVFYKQVKPKSAVQANMMNVCPFGKFYNWLYAANMAYLDEYLLSYYFSQLWLAEDSNIYEISSNIVKLNYECRSSDALFRNEKVLIKFHENFRDEYIAMELELCEPREPR from the exons atggatgaaacacctTCGAAAACGCGTCttcagaagaagaaacaaaagaaatcAG AAGCCGATGATGAACCAGAAGCCGGAAATCCCCAAAAGAAGAACAAATCTAAGAACAAAAACGTTTCTG atgaaaaaggagaaagtgATAGTGACCGACCACTGGTGAAGATgaaaaagaaggcaaagaaagatgatgtgaagagaaaggaagtctCTG TGTTAACATCATTGTTAACTGCTAATGATGATAACCTAGAAGAGGGAAAAGCGGAAACTGATGGTGAACAGCAGCAAAAGGAGACGAGAACCAACGTAAAGCCTGGCGCtgccaagaagaaaaagaaagtctctg ATCCTGAAGAAACCACCCCATCAAGGAATTCGCAGATATTGAAAGATAAGGAATCACCTAGTTCACCTAAGCCTGAAgcagaaaagaaaacaaagactAAAAAGAAAGCTGCACCAATGGaaattttgggtgatgatgatACAGAGAATGAAGATGATAACACAGATGATGAGAAGGAAGTATATGATGACAAGGATGTAGATGATGAGAAGGAAGTAGATG TTAGGAAAGTTGTTgatcagaagaagaaaagaaaaagacatgaACCCAAACAATCAGAAGACttgaaaaagatgaagaagaagaagcaatctgAAACATCTGAAAgtgaaagggaagaagaagaatctaATAAGCAATGTGTTTTCTATAAACAAG taAAACCCAAATCTGCAGTTCAA GCTAACATGATGAATGTGTGTCCGTTTGGGAAATTCTATAATTGGTTATATGCTGCAAACATGGCGTATTTGGATG aatatcttCTTAGTTATTATTTTTCGCAGCTTTGGTTGGCTGAAGACTCcaacatatatgagatatcatCCAACATCGTCAAG ctCAATTATGAATGCAGGAGCAGTGATGCATTGTTTAGAAATGAAAAAGTGTTAATCAAG TTCCATgagaactttagagatgagtacatTGCAATGGAGTTAGAACTCTGTGAACCAAGAGAACCAAGGTAA